One window of the Rhodococcus sovatensis genome contains the following:
- a CDS encoding GGDEF domain-containing protein — MNALREWWSQPTDYTWNVAYAQSHPILRRTKVAIGVCCWAYGLVCVLALITPVLSPGWLPPAVVGVFALSTVVVGFRWVCRPWPTYRGSLMFIAYAEVGVTSVLIALEDPQVAMLCAALLGVVGNYLAGFHNTTVFVAHQVWALATCGVLYAQSLLYTDVPAGQSTAYLIVLVMVLVTSPVLTQAYLTFLRRDAVVAHFDPLTGLRNRRGLESAVDSLFDDVSTIAVLVADLDNFKSVNDNFGHSFGDDVLRGTAETLNRFFPAPAITARTGGEEFVVVTTDSLDKASIAAEQLRQQIPECNTAGHTTTSIGIHYRSVVSQPISALLGELLDSADAAMYEAKRRGGNSVVIDNTDDEVRFTS; from the coding sequence ATGAACGCGTTGCGCGAGTGGTGGTCGCAGCCGACCGATTACACGTGGAACGTCGCGTATGCCCAGTCACATCCAATACTCCGCCGAACAAAGGTCGCAATAGGCGTGTGCTGTTGGGCCTACGGCCTCGTCTGCGTGCTTGCGCTCATCACTCCCGTCCTGTCACCGGGCTGGCTGCCGCCCGCAGTCGTCGGAGTCTTTGCCCTCAGCACCGTCGTCGTCGGGTTCAGGTGGGTTTGTCGCCCTTGGCCCACGTACCGGGGCTCACTCATGTTCATCGCGTACGCGGAAGTCGGCGTCACAAGCGTGCTGATTGCTCTCGAAGATCCGCAGGTCGCGATGCTGTGCGCGGCACTTCTCGGTGTCGTGGGCAACTACCTCGCGGGTTTCCACAACACGACTGTGTTCGTGGCTCACCAAGTGTGGGCGTTGGCAACCTGCGGCGTCCTTTACGCCCAATCGCTGCTGTACACCGATGTTCCGGCCGGCCAGAGCACGGCGTACCTCATCGTTCTCGTGATGGTCCTCGTCACCTCGCCGGTCCTGACGCAGGCATATCTGACGTTCCTCAGGCGGGACGCCGTCGTTGCGCATTTCGATCCGTTGACCGGACTTCGTAACCGTCGTGGGCTCGAATCTGCGGTCGACTCGCTGTTCGACGATGTATCGACCATTGCGGTACTCGTCGCCGACCTCGACAACTTCAAGTCGGTCAACGACAACTTCGGACACAGCTTCGGCGATGACGTGCTTCGGGGAACGGCAGAAACCTTGAACCGGTTCTTCCCCGCGCCCGCAATCACTGCACGGACCGGCGGCGAGGAATTCGTCGTCGTGACTACCGATTCCCTCGACAAGGCTTCGATCGCTGCCGAGCAACTCAGGCAACAAATCCCCGAGTGCAATACAGCCGGACACACGACGACGAGCATCGGTATTCACTATCGAAGCGTGGTGTCTCAGCCGATCAGCGCTCTGCTCGGCGAGCTGCTCGACAGCGCGGATGCAGCGATGTACGAGGCCAAGCGCCGCGGCGGCAACTCCGTGGTGATCGACAACACTGACGACGAGGTACGTTTCACGTCGTGA